The following is a genomic window from Synechococcus sp. JA-2-3B'a(2-13).
CCTCTCTGTGGGATCCCGCAGCTCCAACCCTTCTCAATCTCAAGGTTGTCCAAACCCTGCTGGGGATAGGAGCCAGCCTCCTGTTCGTCGTAGGCAGTGCTCTGTTTATCCTCGATGCCCGTCACCGCTGAGATGTGCACCCTACCCAAAACCACAGCAGCCCTTCTCCGAGAGCAACAGAGGCGAATAGATGAGAAGCTTGCTAATAAGGACTTCTTCCGGCTACGGGATCCGCAGGCGAGAGACTTTCTTCCTGTGGCAACTCTTCCGGCTCATTTGAAGAGCCATTCGGACCAGAGGAAAAAGATGGCTCTGGGTTGCTCGCGTCGGCAGAATCCATCCCCGGCAAAGCCAAAGAACCGGCAGCCTCGGTGGCCCGAGCATACAGCCTGGATCGAACCTCTGCCTCCTGCTTGGGCTTCAGATAAAGGTTCTCCAACAGCACCGCCATACCGGCCACCCACGGGGGGGCGATCACCGCCCCAACAATACCCAACAACTGGGTGCCCCCCAGCACCGCCAGCAACTGATACAAGGGCTTCACCCGCACCGAGGATCCCACCAACAGAGGATCCAACACATAGGTTTCCAGGTTTTGAACGGCAACGTATAGGATCAGCACCCACAAAAAAGTCCAGCCCCCCTGAACGATTGCCACCACCAAGGCGGGCAGGGATCCCAGTACCGGCCCAATGAAGGGGATAAGGTTGGTAAACCCAGCGATCACCCCCAGCGCCAGAGCAAACTCCGACAGGCCCAGAAAGCGAAGCGAGACGGTGATCATCACACCCAAAATGGCAGAGACCAGCACCCGCCCCTGGATGTAGCCCCCCATGCGCTGAGCCATCGGGTGTACCTGCTGAGCCAGCCGGTCATTCCAG
Proteins encoded in this region:
- a CDS encoding AI-2E family transporter, which encodes MSRRQLTISVSSVALVVATGMLLLLLWQLRSLVLTVMIAVVVAAALAPLVDLAERLRIPRWLGVVLVYLSLIAGIAGLALLIGPTVATQTQRLLTRLPFYLEQLQLLVDTWIADLAGVDPAALDYLNQLLDPQSLMSWAVRSGQRVLVQSFDFTRGLLGGLLTTVLTLFISGYMLVSGSDLVRGLVELFPYPWNDRLAQQVHPMAQRMGGYIQGRVLVSAILGVMITVSLRFLGLSEFALALGVIAGFTNLIPFIGPVLGSLPALVVAIVQGGWTFLWVLILYVAVQNLETYVLDPLLVGSSVRVKPLYQLLAVLGGTQLLGIVGAVIAPPWVAGMAVLLENLYLKPKQEAEVRSRLYARATEAAGSLALPGMDSADASNPEPSFSSGPNGSSNEPEELPQEESLSPADPVAGRSPY